The proteins below are encoded in one region of Danio rerio strain Tuebingen ecotype United States chromosome 12, GRCz12tu, whole genome shotgun sequence:
- the LOC100005685 gene encoding pancreatic secretory granule membrane major glycoprotein GP2 isoform X3: MCLIVSSSGCFHFEQIIKWPKVNREHVIILFFITHDYDPCSNYNTIDNYWRNIHTPSSVYTNVNGFDYNYEWDGWYRLFMNGLSAQMPDWCATYMTCGGFTGLWFHGSHPRLEDGVVTREVFGSRNAQCSRYRSNPIQVKACPGDYYVYKFTRPPLSIPGPSYCAVSFPTPSVDPCYNYKSRDEPWRSTDNSYYYDPKCDWNEEWNGWYRLFYSNQSAQMPESCVNAGMCGTYYPIVLNESHPKLEDGVVLRHVCASGWSGCCEYTTEPIRIKACPGDYYVYELVKPMFCGAYCAVPKAANQSSTAVTTTQPITSIDFITPPTTAPPVDPCNNYNVLDEPWRATSNEDSSQLMCDSAVSWSGWYRLFINGQSVQMPDTCVDEYSCGTNAPLWLSGGHPTLEDGVVSRNVCAHWSNNCCYFQSNPIQVKACPGGFYVYEFVRPTTCNLAYCADVMFNTSYTTDTPETTTTETTTIISDDRNPCSELNCSKEERCGMKNGVYGCLCNKGLQKHRAPKDSFDFNETCESSSGSMSVSRCQLFEAGFSAEHLHLNDPSCRGSVQNGRVEFNFDNDQHICGTNLVANGSHFIYSNYIVGTSETEGLISRVRILKLSFSCVYPQTQTLSMNVEINPLQSTVHKVLPSGEGVYHVRMVPYVDEEFTQPFTGRVDAELDQEMHVEVGVEGVDSHQFALVIDDCWATPENDPTYSLQWDLIIEGCPNPKEGTVKLLQNGVSTSSRFSFRMFIFTANSTKLYLHCAVHLCLLSSGQCSTSCDSGEQRRERRALDLHDSASLSMGPLVWSGGNTDVQFLPDQVKVSEASCLCASLVLLFIPLMSFFTLS, from the exons atgtgtcttattgtaagcagcagcggttgcTTTCATTTTGAACAGATTATCAAATGGCCTAAAGTTAATCGTGAGCATgtgatcattcttttttttatcacacacg ATTATGACCCGTGCAGTAACTACAACACAATTGACAACTACTGGAGAAACATACATACTCCCTCGTCTGTGTATACCAATGTAAATGGATTTGATTACAATTATGAATGGGATGGCTGGTACAGACTCTTCATGAACGGATTGAGTGCTCAGATGCCGGACTGGTGTGCCACTTATATGACATGTGGAGGATTTACTGGTCTGTGGTTTCATGGATCTCATCCTCGACTAGAAGATGGAGTTGTTACACGTGAAGTTTTCGGCTCCCGTAATGCTCAGTGCAGTCGCTACAGATCCAACCCAATCCAAGTCAAAGCTTGTCCTGGAGATTATTATGTGTACAAGTTTACCAGGCCTCCTCTTTCAATCCCAGGTCCAAGCTATTGTGCAG TGTCTTTCCCCACCCCAAGTGTCGACCCCTGCTACAACTATAAGAGTCGGGATGAACCTTGGAGATCCACTGATAACTCTTACTATTATGACCCTAAATGTGATTGGAATGAGGAGTGGAATGGCTGGTACAGGCTGTTCTACAGCAATCAGAGTGCTCAGATGCCAGAATCATGTGTAAATGCAGGCATGTGTGGCACTTATTACCCAATTGTGCTCAATGAATCTCACCCAAAGCTGGAAGATGGAGTGGTCCTCCGTCACGTTTGTGCTTCTGGATGGAGCGGCTGCTGTGAATACACAACTGAGCCTATAAGAATCAAAGCCTGTCCTGGAGATTATTATGTGTACGAGCTTGTGAAGCCAATGTTTTGTGGAGCTTACTGTGCTG TACCAAAAGCTGCAAACCAGTCCAGCACGGCAGTGACAACAACCCAGCCAATCACATCCATAGACTTCATTACTCCACCAACCACTG CTCCCCCTGTTGACCCCTGCAACAACTACAACGTCCTGGATGAGCCATGGAGAGCCACCAGCAACGAAGATTCCTCTCAGTTAATGTGTGACAGTGCGGTGAGCTGGAGCGGCTGGTACCGTCTCTTCATTAATGGTCAGAGTGTTCAGATGCCAGACACATGTGTTGATGAGTATAGCTGCGGCACTAATGCTCCACTGTGGCTGAGCGGAGGACATCCAACACTTGAGGATGGAGTGGTctctcgtaatgtctgcgctcacTGGAGCAACAACTGCTGCTATTTCCAGTCCAATCCCATTCAAGTCAAAGCCTGTCCTGGAGGTTTTTATGTCTATGAGTTTGTGAGGCCGACCACCTGCAATTTAGCATACTGTGCAG ATGTGATGTTTAACACTAGCTATACAACTGACACACCAGAGACGACCACAACAGAAACTACAACTATAATATCTG ATGACAGAAACCCCTGTTCTGAACTCAACTGCTCCAAAGAGGAAAGGTGTGGGATGAAAAATGGTGTTTATGGCTGTTTATGTAACAAAGGCCTCCAAAAGCACAGAGCACCAAAAGACTCCTTTG ATTTCAATGAGACCTGTGAGAGCAGCTCTGGCTCCATGTCTGTGTCTCGCTGTCAGCTTTTTGAAGCTGGTTTTTCAGCTGAGCACTTACACCTCAATGACCCCAGCTGCAGAGGAAGCGTCCAGAACGGCAGAGTGGAGTTTAACTTCGACAACGATCAACACATCTGTGGCACAAACCTTGTG GCCAACGGCAGCCACTTCATCTACAGTAACTATATTGTGGGGACGTCGGAAACAGAAGGTCTCATCAGCAGAGTGAGAATCCTGAAGCTTTCTTTCAGCTGTGTTTATcctcaaacacaaacactttcCATGAACGTGGAGATCAACCCACTGCAGAG CACTGTGCACAAGGTCCTCCCCAGTGGTGAAGGGGTTTATCATGTGCGGATGGTCCCGTATGTGGATGAAGAGTTCACTCAGCCCTTCACTGGTAGAGTGGATGCAGAGCTGGACCAGGAGATGCATGTGGAGGTTGGTGTTGAGGGGGTCGACAGCCACCAGTTTGCGCTGGTGATAGACGATTGTTGGGCTACACCTGAGAATGACCCTACGTACAGTCTCCAATGGGACCTCATCATTGAAGG GTGTCCCAATCCCAAGGAGGGCACAGTGAAGCTGCTGCAGAACGGCGTCTCCACAAGCAGCCGTTTCTCCTTCAGGATGTTCATCTTCACTGCAAACTCCACTAAGCTTTACCTGCACTGTGCTGTTCACCTTTGCCTTCTGTCCAGCGGACAATGCTCAACG AGCTGTGACTCTGGAGAGCAGCGGAGAGAGCGCAGGGCTCTGGATCTCCATGACAGTGCGTCACTATCTATGGGTCCTCTAGTGTGGTCTGGAGGAAACACAG ATGTTCAGTTTCTCCCAGACCAAGTGAAGGTTTCTGAGGCTTCTTGTCTGTGTGCTTCTCTGGTGCTGTTGTTCATTCCTCTGATGAGTTTCTTCACCCTGTCTTAG